The sequence below is a genomic window from Thalassomonas haliotis.
AGGGATAGTTCAAATGGGTCACCGGCAAATAGTCCAGCAGGCATTGGGTAAACTCGCTTGCCGCCAGCTCGTCGGCTAAACCGTCAAGTGTCGGCTGGATATCCAGCTGCTGAAATAAACCTTTTACTTCCGGTAGATACACTTTTTTATTAACCGGCATATTACTTTGTACCGTACTGATCACCTGCTTGTCGCTGTCCCGGTGAAACGCCGCCGGGATCAAATATTGGTAATAAGGCTCATGGGCATGTATGGTCAGCGCCTCGCCGGCAAACCAGTGGCGGATAAAATGGATCACCTCCGCCTGGAAAACCAGGGGTTTAAAAAAGCCCAGCTCTTTGCCTTTGCTGCTATAAGGCGGATAGTAAGTATCGGGATAGAGGTCAAGGATCTCATTGGATAGAATAAAAATACTGATCCCCTCCTTATCCAGGCGATAGGCCTTAGTGGTGAGGGGGATTTTGATCTTCTCTTTATTGCCCCAAATCTCGGGATCGGCATCGATTTCCATCTGCCAGCGGCGGCAATAGTCCAGCTCCACCAGGTTATGCTGCTCGGTTAAATATTGTTGTTGGCCATGCATGGCGGTCAGTATCGACACCTGCTCGCCCCGGTCCATCATCGCCTTGGATAAATTCCAGGTGTAGACGGAAATCCCCCCTTTGATCAACTGATAGTCGTAACCACCACATTCCAGGTAAACTTCTAGTATTTTCATGACGTTAATGTGTCCGTAAGTTTATTCAGATAATATAGGTCGCATAACTTGAAGAACTGGCGGCCATAGGCATAGTTGTAATCCAGCTCTTTGAGCAGACGGCTAAAATAAAAAAGTTGGTAAATTCTGTCTTCAAGCTGATGGCCGCTATCCGATATCAGCTTGATCTGCTCGCGGTAGGCATCGAGCAAAAAGCTAAAAATTTCAACACTCCACGACTCCAGCAATGAAAATAACGCCGGGCAAGATCCCGCCAGCTGCTGTGGCTGTTGCAGCATTAAAGCGGCGATATCGCTATTGCTCTTAGCCAAATGGTTCGCCATCACATGGCTCACTTCATCAAAAGAAAAATACTCCAGCCCGCGGTGAAAACCCGCCAGATCCATTAACGATACCTGAGTGTTGAAAGCTTCATCTTCGCCATTGAGGCTGATCGGAGAAGGGTCGATAATTTGGCAGCTTTGCTGGCTTTCGTCGTTGATAAAAACATGCGCCAGGTGCAGGTCGCCGTGCACAATTGACACCGGCAAGCTAAGGTCAGCAGCGGCCCCGATAAGCCCAGCTTCATCAAACAAGTATTGAGCGCAGCTGTGCAGTTGCCTCAGCACCTTTTGCCGGCAGCTGATATCCAGCAGGGCATCTTGTTGCACCGCCCGGCAGATGCGCTGCCAGCAAGCCCGGCTTTGCTTAAGGTATGCCGACAAATCAAAAGCCTGTTTGCCGCTTTGTAACTGCTTGCGGTAAGCACCATTTAACCTGTGATGAAAACGCGCAATTTGTCCGCCGATTTGCCGGCACAGGGGCTTTAATGCCCGGATCTCCTGTTCGGCTGCAACGCCATCGCCCAACTCTTTCGCCATCACCTGGCGTATCGAACGGCTAAAGCACTTATGCACGGGTTCACCGGGTAAATAGCGGGTAAGCAGGCCTAAACACTCCCTTTCTCCCTGTCCCGGATGATATTCAATCACACCGGCCAGGGCCGGCATCACTTGTTGTCCCTGCAATGCCTTTGTTACCGCCACTTCATCCCGGTTGCTCTCAGTCATCAGGCGGTAACACTTAAGCACATAAGACTCTGTTTGCGTATCACACAATTGCAGACTGTTGCTTGAACCGGCGTCAAACGGCCTCACCCGGGTAATAATCTCCCTGAGGATCTTTCCCTGCAAGCAAACCTTGCCGCCATTTGCCGTGTTCAGACCCTTTTCACCCGCCAGTGTTAACTGCTCGATAAAACCGTTATGCTGCGAGGCATCCCGCAGCTTGTCATTGCAGCTGCTCACCACCAGCGAATAATAATGGCTATTGCCGACCCGGACTTTTAACCAATAAAGCTGTTCCTGAGAAGCCGACAGAAAAACTTGTCCATCACCAGGTGCTTGCTCGCAAATAAGCTCATTATTGCCAAGCAGCAGATAATCGAGGATCTCCAGCGAGACGGATTCAAGATCATGCTGGGCAAACCAACGCTGTTCCCGCATTTGCGCCAGCAAAACTTCAGGGGCAAATAAAGGGGTCGATACTTGTGTCATTTTGCCCCCGCTTTTGCCAGGCAGGCATCAAAAACAACCAGGGCGGCATCAAGATCGGCATCGG
It includes:
- a CDS encoding phosphotransferase, encoding MTQVSTPLFAPEVLLAQMREQRWFAQHDLESVSLEILDYLLLGNNELICEQAPGDGQVFLSASQEQLYWLKVRVGNSHYYSLVVSSCNDKLRDASQHNGFIEQLTLAGEKGLNTANGGKVCLQGKILREIITRVRPFDAGSSNSLQLCDTQTESYVLKCYRLMTESNRDEVAVTKALQGQQVMPALAGVIEYHPGQGERECLGLLTRYLPGEPVHKCFSRSIRQVMAKELGDGVAAEQEIRALKPLCRQIGGQIARFHHRLNGAYRKQLQSGKQAFDLSAYLKQSRACWQRICRAVQQDALLDISCRQKVLRQLHSCAQYLFDEAGLIGAAADLSLPVSIVHGDLHLAHVFINDESQQSCQIIDPSPISLNGEDEAFNTQVSLMDLAGFHRGLEYFSFDEVSHVMANHLAKSNSDIAALMLQQPQQLAGSCPALFSLLESWSVEIFSFLLDAYREQIKLISDSGHQLEDRIYQLFYFSRLLKELDYNYAYGRQFFKLCDLYYLNKLTDTLTS